GTACAATATTTACAGGGAACCGGAATCTTTAAAAGCTTTTCAGCATATCCCTGCTTCCTTGCAGAAAATGATTGGACGTGTGGCAGATGTTCTCCCAGAAGGTGTAAAAGGGAAGAGCTTTCTGCAAAGAGGCACCACGCCTTTGAAGGAAAGGTATATTGGGAATGCGAAAATGTTTGAGGAAGCTGAGAAAGAAGCGTTGATGAAAGATTACCGTCAGGACCTTCCTTATAAGGAGATAACGAAATCTCTTTATGAAAACGTTCATACTTATGATCTCGTCAACCAGATGCAGTACATTGACATTCATACATGGATGCGTGGAGACATTCTTCTTAAAGCTGATAAAATGACGATGGCTCATTCACTTGAATTACGCGTGCCTTTTTTAGATAAGGAAGTATTTAACGTGGCGAGCGGTATTCCTGTGGATATGAAAATTGCAGAGGGAACGACTAAACATATATTGAGGCAGGCGTCACGTGGTATTATTCCAGACCATGTACTTGATCGGAAAAAATTAGGTTTTCCTGTACCTATCAGGCACTGGCTCAAGGAAGAGCTTCACGATTGGGCGAAAGTGTTAATCAAAGAAAGCGAGACGAGTTACTTAATTGATAAGAATTATGTTCTCAGCCTGCTGGATGCTCATGCTCAAGGAAAAGCGGATTACAGCCGGAAAATCTGGACGGTATTAATGTTTATGCTCTGGCACCAAATCTATGTAGAACGTAAGTTTCCACTTGAGGACTTGCAAAATGAAGATAAGACGAGAAGCAAGCTTACGGCTTCAAAATCGTAATCGCCTGCTTCCCCATCTGCACCCAGGCTTCTCTGAAGCTGTTAATGGGTGCTTTTTTTGTTATGTTTAATGGATCGTTAAAATAAATATACTCACGGTCATAGCCTGTTACAACAACTGAATGCTCCTTCCGGGTAACTTGTATTTTTCCCCCGGAGGTATGCCATGTCTCAAAGTAGCGGTCGGAAAGTTTATCGTAATCAGAGTTAATAATCACCCAGATAGGAAGTCCATCATTCACATATTGCAGGATTTGGGAAAAGTCCTGTCCGGTAAAATCAACGGCTCGTTCATCGAAGTACTCTTGAGTAAGCTCCATTATCGGTTTATGATAAACCCCAAGCCCCGGATTGTTCAACGAATACATATCTCCGACAAAGCCTTCATTAGGGTCGCCGTAATAGACTTTTCCATCGATAGTTTTTAAGGAAGCTGTATTTTTTTTGATTTCACTGGCCAGCTTCAGTTTATCTATTTTATTTCCGGAGAAGTGAAAAAGCATGGCCAGGCTTGTTACTTCACAGCCTCTTGGCAATTCGGGGTATTGTTCAATCATAGGTACCGAAAGCTTCACAGAAGGAAGGATACTTCCTTTATTGCTCATCTTTAAGGCCAGTTCAGTTCGTCCTTGTGAAACTTCTGTATCCGTGATAAATGTGGTGTAGAATTCTTTTCCTTTTGCAAGCCAGTGATGCTTGTTCACAAGCACTAGTAAAAGTGCCAGGCCGGCTAACAAAAATAGACAGCTGAATACCCGGGCCTGCTTTTTTAACGATAAAGGAAGTCGTGAAGAATAAAGGGCTAACATCATACCGCAAATAATCGTAAAAGAAAACAATCCATAAATCATTCTAACACTCACTTATTCAGCAATTCTTTGTAATATTGGCCTTTTTCAACGTAGGTTGCTCGAATGCGATCCAGTTCTTTGTAGTCTTCATTATTTAAAGAGCGGACGACTTTAGCGGGCCTTCCAAAGGCAAGGCAATGATCAGGGATGACTTTACCAGGAGGAACGAGGCTTCCAGCACCGATAAAAGAATTCGCTCCTATTTCTGCTCCATCCAGGATAATAGATCCCATTCCTATCAAAGCATTCCTTTTTACGTGAGCTGAGTGCAGTGTAACCTGGTGGCCGACAGTGACGCCGTCTTCTATAATCAGAGGTTGATTCGGGCTTTGATGAAGCAGGCTCAAATCCTGAATGTTGACTTCACTGCCGATTTTCACAGGAGCAACATCACCCCGAATGACCGTTTTAAACCATATACTGGATTTTTCACCAACTGTGATGTCTCCAGTAAGCACAGCATCTTGAGCGACAAAAACGGTCGGATCAATAGAAGGAATTTTTCCTTTATATTCGCAAATCATGATAATCCCCCTTATAATATGACTATGTACAGTATAGCAAATTTAGTTTTGGTTTAAGGGGAAGAAACGGATGAAAAAATTGATAGCTATGGAGCCAGTGGGAACGATCATTATTGTTCATGGTGCTTTTGAACATTCTGGGAGGTACGACCAACTGGCTAAACAGTTTCAAGCGGACGGTTTTCACGTCATTTATGGCGATTTGCCCGGCCAGGGTTCTTTTAAAGGCAGAAAAGGCCATATCAAAAGCTTTGATGATTACATACAAACGATAAAAGCTTGGTTATTTGATGCAGAAGAAAATCTGCCGTTATTTTTATTAGGACACAGCATGGGAGGGACAGCCGTAATCCGTGCAATGGAAGAATTAAAGCCTTCCGTATCCGGCGTCATTCTTTCCTCTCCAGCAGCTGGTCTGCTGTCTAAGGCTTCCCGGCCCATGGAAGCCCTGTCTTATGTATTAAATTATCTTTGTCCTTCTTTAAGAGTACAAAGAAAGCTTAAACCGGAAACAGTGACTACCAGTCCGGAACTAATCGAAGAATATAAAGTAGACCCTCTTCTCATTGATCGGGTATCTATTCGATGGTACCGTGAATTCCGTAAAGCGATCAAGCAAGCTTTTCTATATATTGACCAATTTCCTGACGTGCCTCTATTAGTTATGCAGGCAGGAGAAGATCTGATTGTAGACCGCTACAAAACATTGGAATGGTTTCATAAAGTGGAAAGTAAAGAGAAGACTTATAAAGAGTGGCTTCATTTCTACCATGAAATATTTAATGAACCAAAAAGAGATGAAGTATATCACTATACGCTCAATTTTATGCAGCAGTTAATATCAAAAGACTAGGATAGGAGGATCTGTCTTGTCGGGACAAGTTCCAAATAACGCTGTTAAAATGATGGTAAACGTTTATCGATTCATTTTTCCAAGCGTTCATCAAGAATTAGACTATTGGATTAAAAAAGCCCAGGCTATACCTAATCAAGAACTGAAAAACCAAGCCTTGGCAAGCATCAGGGATAAAACGTTTCATTGTGAAGGGGGAGCGATCTACGCTCTGCTTGCAAACACTAATTGGAGAGAAGCCATTCGATTTATCGTCGCTTACCAAACTATAAGCGATTATCTGGATAATCTTTGTGACCGCAGTACATCGATGGATCCTAAAGATTTCAGAATGCTTCATCAATCGATGACGGATGCGTTGACTCCAGGTAATGAGTTAAAGGATTATTATCATTATCGTACAGATAAAGAGGATGGGGGGTATCTTCACGCCCTCGTTAGAACCTGTCAGCAAGTACTCGCGGGTTCGCCTGATTATCGATATGCTTTAATGCACACGAATAAGCTTGGCGGTCTGTATAATGACCTGCAGGTTCATAAACATGTCATTGAAGAAGAAAGGATTCCGAGGCTTAAGGGATGGTTTGAATCCCACCAGCCGGATTGGCCGCATCTGGAATGGTATGAATTTTCCGCGTGTACGGGTTCTACACTTGGCATTTTTTGTCTTGTCTCTTATACGCTGGGTGGGAAAATGAACGATGAGCTTGCCGGTCAAGTGGAAAAAAGTTATTTTCCATTTATGCAGGGCCTTCATATTCTGCTTGATTATTATATTGATCAGCAGGAAGATAAGGAAGAAGGAGATTTAAATTTTTGTTTCTATTATGAGCATCAAGAACAGATGATCAATCGTTTTAAATATTTTGTTGAACAAACGAATGTGGAAGTATCAAAACTTCCAGATCCTAAGTTTCATCAGATGATTCATAAAGGGCTGGTTGGTTTGTACCTGGCGGACCGCAAGGTAGGTAAGTTAAGCAATGCCAAAAGGTTCGTCAAAGATCTTCTTAAAGTCAGTGGAAAAAAAGCTAAGTTTTTCTACATTAACACGAAGATGTACCATATGATAAAGCCTGGACGACCTTTGTAGGTCATTCAGGCTTTTTTTCAATCGCTAATATAAACGGTGGTGAATTTTGTTGATTAATAAATTGATACTTCAGCACTTCATAATGTGTTTGATTTAACGATTCGGCAAAGGAAACAACCGCATGCTTTTCCTCTTCTCCGCCGGGATGCCCATGATATACTACGACTACAGCCATCCCGCCATGATTAAGTAATTCAATTAGCTGTTGTAAGGAAGATACAGTTTCCTCCGGGGTAGTAATGACTGTTTTGTCACTTCCAGGCAGGTAACCAAGATTATAAATCGCCCCTTGGATTTTTCCTTTATGTTCTTCTGCTATCAGCTTGTTAAGATTGGAATGGCTGGTGTGAAAGAGTTCGACGCGGTTATCCATTCCGTGTTGTGCTACTCGAGACGAAGTGTTGGTAATTGCCTGACTCTGCAGGTCAAAACCGTAAACGAAGCCTTCACTTCCCACTAATTGCGCAAGAAACGCAGTGTCATGACCGTTTCCGCAGGTTCCATCGATAACAATGTCTCCTTTAGAAATGGTATTTTTTAATAAATCGTGTGCATACTCTAAGATACGTAATAACGTCATAATGAAAAGTCCTTTTTTATACCATTCGGTAGATTGGTGTTTTTATGAGTGATTCTTTACTTTATTATTTTACCATTTTAAATGATGCTGAGCTATTACTGGAATGGTGAGACGGCCGGGGTTTTCTTGACAAAGGAAGATTCTTTCATTAATATACGGTTATACATGGAAAGACGTAGAAAAGGAGTAGTAATAAAGGTTCAAGTATTTAAGAGAGACAGCGGTTGGTGCAAGCTGTCCTTGAAGCTTATGAACTCGCCTTGGATGTCGCAAAAGTGAACGCACATGGTAGCTTTTGCCGGTTTAATCACCGTTATCGATTTCAAGTGAACGCTTTTTATTGCGTTAATTTGGGTGGTACCGCGGGAATCAAGCTTCTCGTCCCATATTGGGATGAGGGGCTTTTTTATATTTTTGCTGAGGAGGAAAAAGAAATGGCTTTTGATCATAAGTCCATAGAAAAAAAGTGGCAGAATTATTGGTTAGACCATAAAACATTTCAAACTGATAGTTCTTCTGATAAAGAGAAATTCTATGCTCTGGATATGTTTCCATATCCATCTGGAGCTGGTCTCCACGTCGGGCATCCAGAAGGCTATACAGCAACAGACATTCTTGCCAGAATGAAAAGAATGCAAGGATACGAAGTGCTGCATCCAATTGGCTGGGATGCGTTTGGGTTGCCGGCGGAGCAGTATGCTCTTGATACGGGAAATGACCCGGAAGAATTCACCGCACAAAACATAAAGACGTTTAAGCGGCAGATTCAAGAGCTTGGATTCTCATACGATTGGGATCGTGAAGTGAATACTACAAATCCATACTATTATAAATGGACACAATGGATTTTTCTGAAGCTATATGAAAAAGGTCTTGCATACATCGATGAAGTAGCTGTGAATTGGTGTCCTGCACTGGGAACAGTGCTGGCCAATGAGGAAGTCATCGATGGAAAAAGTGAAAGAGGCGGCCATCCGGTAGAACGCCGGCCGATGAAGCAATGGATGTTGAAGATTACTGAATATGCTGATCGTCTGCTTGATGATTTGGAAGAAGTGGATTGGCCGGAGAGCATAAAGGATATGCAGCGTAATTGGATAGGTAAATCTGAAGGAGCAGAAGTGACATTTGGAATTAAATCAAGTGCATTGTCCTTTGACGTTTTTACCACTCGGCCGGATACTTTATTTGGATCAACCTATGCAGTATTGGCGCCTGAACATCCGCTTGTAAATGAAGTGGTTACTGAAAGTCAGCAGGCTGAAGTCTCTGCCTATATTAATCAGGCGAAACATAAAAGTGATCTCGAGCGTACGGATTTAGCAAAAGATAAAACCGGCGTGTTTACTGGGGCTTATGCAATTAACCCGATTAATGGAGAAGAACTGCCAATCTGGGTAGCTGATTACGTGTTGATGAGTTATGGAAGTGGCGCGATTATGGCTGTTCCTGCTCATGATGAACGAGATTATGAATTTGCAAAGAAATATGACCTTCCCATTGTAGAAGTTGTAGAAGGCGGAAACGTAAAAGAAGAAGCGTACGCTGGTGAAGGAAGCCATATTAACTCAGGTTTTCTAAATGGGTTAGGCAAAGATGAGGCAATTGAAAAAGCAATTGACTGGCTTGAATCTAATCATAAAGGAATTAGAAAAACAACTTATCGCCTGCGTGATTGGCTTTTCAGTAGACAAAGGTACTGGGGCGAACCGATTCCGATCATTCATTGGGAGGATGGCTCCATCACGCCGGTTCCTGAGAGTGATCTCCCTGTTGAACTGCCGAAAACTACTGAAATTAAGCCTTCAGGCACGGGAGAATCGCCGCTTGCCAACATCGACGAGTGGGTGAATGTAGTGGATCCTGAAACCGGAATGAAAGGCCGCAGGGAAACGAACACTATGCCCCAATGGGCTGGAAGCTGCTGGTATTACCTTCGTTATATCGATCCGGATAACGACGAAATATTCGCTAATTATGAAAAACTTAAAAAATGGCTGCCTGTAGATGTCTATATAGGAGGTGCCGAACATGCTGTTCTTCATTTGCTTTATGCACGCTTCTGGCACAAAGTGCTATATGATGCAGGAGTAGTCCCTACGAAGGAACCATTTCAGAAACTGTTCAACCAAGGCATGATCCTTGGTGAAGGAAATGAGAAAATGAGTAAGTCAAAAGGCAACGTGGTGAACCCAGATGACATAGTCTACTCCCATGGTGCCGATACGTTAAGACTATATGAAATGTTTATGGGGCCATTGGAGGCTTCCGTGGCTTGGTCTACAAATGGTCTTGATGGAGCAAGAAGGTTCCTGGACAGGGTGTGGCGGCTGTTTATTGTAGAAGAGGGATTGTCTGCCAACATAAAAGAAAGTACCTCTGACCATTCATTGGATAAGGTTTATCATGAGACCATTCAGAGAGTAAGCGAGCACTTTGAAAATCTTCGCTTTAATACAGGGATTTCGCAAATGATGGTATTTATCAATGAAAGCTACAAAGTAAATGAACTTCCGAAGGAATATGTAGAAGGCTTCGTTAAGCTTCTCTCCCCAGTAGCTCCTCATCTAAGTGAAGAACTTTGGGAAAAACTGGGGCATGAAGGTTCGATCAGCTATGAACCTTGGCCGAAGTATGATGAAACAAAACTTGTTGAAGATGAAGTAGAAATCGTCGTACAGGTGATGGGAAAAGTCAGAGCTAAACTGACAGTCAATAAAGATGCCTCTAAAGAGGACTTGGAAAAAACAGCTTTGGAAAATTCTCAAGTGCAGGAATGGCTGGAAGGAAAAACAGTGCGAAAAGTAATTGTCGTGCCTGGAAAGCTTGTCAATATTGTTGCGAATTAATTCATTTTTCAGGCAGGAGCTCCCGCAGTTCCTGCCAGTTTTATTGGTGAGCCGTTTTCTTGACTTGCTGTGAAATTTTAATAAAATTAGTCATGGTTACATTATACAGGGAGGGTTTTGTATGAGTGATATTCGTCAAATAAAACCAGATGAGTTGGAAAAGTTAATAGAAAAAGATGCAGAGATTCGAGTTATAGACGTAAGGGAAGAGGAAGAAGTGGCTCAAGGCATGATTCCAACAGCACAACATATTCCTTTAGGCACTATACCGGAAACACTTCAAAATCTTGATCCCGCAAATGAATATGTGATGGTTTGCCGTTCTGGAAAAAGAAGTATGAATGCATCAGAATATTTGATGGCACATGGTTTTAAGAATGTGCATAATTTAGAAGGTGGAATGTTAAAGTGGAATGGAGAACTTGTATTTTAACTAAGAGAGGTACTTGAAATGCAAATGATGCTTTTAATGGCAGTTCTTATCTCATTTTTATTTTTAAAGGATCAAGCTGATAAGCGTTCATTAAAACCCTTAACTAATCACAGCTTTAATAATGAAGAATATTGTGTCATCGATATTAGAGATTATATTGTAGCCCATCACTCCCCTTATCCAGGAGCTGAAAACATTCCTTTGAGTTACCTGCCCCGTGCCCTGAAAGAAAGGTTTGACTGCAGTAAATCCATTCTGTTAATAACCGATGGCAAGCGCGGAGCAAAACTAGCTGCTAAAATGATAAGAAAACAACGGCAAAGACCAATTTATTATATCGATTCTGCCCTTTGAGAGCCTTATGAATTTAGTTCAATAAGGCTTTTCTTTTTGCTCTATTAAATTTAACATTTTTTATTGACTTTAGTTAAATATGCATGTATTATGAAAAACGTTGCTTCTTTAAGGGAGCTTACATCAATCAATCTGTTAATCTAAAAAACTCATTGACATATTCTATCAATTTATGCTAATATTTATTTACTGTCGCAAGGCAGCTAATTGATCTTTGAAAACTGAACGAACCAACCAGTACGTCAATTCATTCTTTCTATTATATAGAAGGAATTCAAACAAAGCACACACGATGTGCACACGAGCTTTAGGACCTTCAACGGTGTTGAAGGCAAGCGCTGTCAAAAGCGCACAGCTTTTCAATTTTTTTGGAGAGTTTGATCCTGGCTCAGGACGAACGCTGGCGGCGTGCCTAATACATGCAAGTCGAGCGCGGGAAGCGAGCGGATCCTCTTCGGAGGTGACGCTCGTGGAACGAGCGGCGGACGGGTGAGTAACACGTGGGCAACCTGCCTGTAAGACCGGAATAACCCCGGGAAACCGGGGCTAATGCCGGGTAACACCAACCTTCGCATGAAGGATGGTTAAAAGATGGCTTCTCGCTATCGCTTACAGATGGGCCCGCGGCGCATTAGCTAGTTGGTGAGGTAACGGCTCACCAAGGCGACGATGCGTAGCCGACCTGAGAGGGTGATCGGCCACACTGGGACTGAGACACGGCCCAGACTCCTACGGGAGGCAGCAGTAGGGAATCTTCCGCAATGGACGCAAGTCTGACGGAGCAACGCCGCGTGAACGATGAAGGTTTTCGGATCGTAAAGTTCTGTTGTTAGGGAAGAACAAGTACCGTGCGAATAGAGCGGTACCTTGACGGTACCTAACGAGGAAGCCCCGGCTAACTACGTGCCAGCAGCCGCGGTAATACGTAGGGGGCAAGCGTTGTCCGGAATTATTGGGCGTAAAGGGCACGCAGGTGGTTTCTTAAGTCTGATGTGAAAGCCCACGGCTCAACCGTGGAGGGTCATTGGAAACTGGGGAACTTGAGGACAGAAGAGGAGAGTGGAATTCCACGTGTAGCGGTGAAATGCGTAGATATGTGGAGGAACACCAGTGGCGAAGGCGACTCTCTGGTCTGTCTCTGACGCTGAGGTGCGAAAGCGTGGGTAGCAAACAGGATTAGATACCCTGGTAGTCCACGCCGTAAACGATGAGTGCTAGGTGTTAGGGGCTTCCACCCCTTAGTGCTGAAGTTAACGCATTAAGCACTCCGCCTGGGGAGTACGGCCGCAAGGCTGAAACTCAAAGGAATTGACGGGGGCCCGCACAAGCGGTGGAGCATGTGGTTTAATTCGAAGCAACGCGAAGAACCTTACCAGGTCTTGACATCCTTGGCCCACCCTAGAGATAGGGTTTTCCCTTCGGGGACCAAGTGACAGGTGGTGCATGGTTGTCGTCAGCTCGTGTCGTGAGATGTTGGGTTAAGTCCCGCAACGAGCGCAACCCCTGACCTTAGTTGCCAGCATTCAGTTGGGCACTCTAAGGTGACTGCCGGTGACAAACCGGAGGAAGGCGGGGATGACGTCAAATCATCATGCCCCTTATGACCTGGGCTACACACGTGCTACAATGGATGGTACAAAGGGCAGCGAAGCCGCGAGGTGTAGCAAATCCCATAAAACCATTCTCAGTTCGGATTGCAGGCTGCAACTCGCCTGCATGAAGCCGGAATCGCTAGTAATCGCGGATCAGCATGCCGCGGTGAATACGTTCCCGGGCCTTGTACACACCGCCCGTCACACCACGAGAGTTGGCAACACCCGAAGTCGGTGAGGTAACCTTTTTGGAGCCAGCCGCCGAAGGTGGGGCCAATGATTGGGGTGAAGTCGTAACAAGGTAGCCGTATCGGAAGGTGCGGCTGGATCACCTCCTTTCTAAGGATACACGAAAGGCGGAAGCGACCGTTCAGACCCGACGAACGAAGCGAGCATACCGAAGAGGCTTTACAGCCTCGGAGTAGGATCGCTTCGGGCGCCAGGGTCTGGGAGCTGAAGCTGGATCGTAAGGAGGCGTACTCGGTTGGTTGTTCAGTTTTGAAAGATCAAGTGATCTTTCTTACGTGAACCTTGAAAACTGGATAAGAAATCAATAGTTTCATCAAGTGATGGAGCTAGTGATGACAAGACATTCAACGAACATCGAAAGAAACAAACGTCTTTTCACAGATAGTTAAGTGAACAAGGGCGCACGGTGGATGCCTTGGCACTAGGAGCCGATGAAGGACGGGACTAACACCGATATGCTCCGGCAAGCCGTAAGTAGGCTGTGAACCGGAGATTTCCGAATGGGGAACCCACTATTCGTAATGGAATAGTGTCCATGACTGAATCCATAGGTCATGGACGGCAGACCCGGGGAACTGAAACATCTCAGTACCTGGAGGAAGAGAAAGCAAATGCGATTTCCCGAGTAGCGGCGAGCGAAACGGAAACAGCCCAAACCAGAAAGCAAGCTTTCTGGGGTTGTAGGACACTCCTTTGGAGTTACCAAGAAGAAAGGTAGGCGAATCGATCTGGAACGATCAGCCAGAGCAGGTAACAGCCCTGTAGCCGAAACCTTTCTTCCTCCGGAGTGGATCCTGAGTACGGCGGAACACGAGAAATTCCGTCGGAATCCGGGAGGACCATCTCCCAAGGCTAAATACTCCCTAGTGACCGATAGCGAACCAGTACCGTGAGGGAAAGGTGAAAAGCACCCCGGAAGGGGAGTGAAAGAGATCCTGAAACCGTGTGCCTACAAGTAGTCGGAGCCCGTTAATGGGTGACGGCGTGCCTTTTGTAGAATGAACCGGCGAGTTACGACTGTATGCAAGGTTAAGCCGTGAGCGGCGGAGCCGCAGCGAAAGCGAGTCTGAACAGGGCGAGTGAGTATGCGGTCGTAGACCCGAAACCGTGTGATCTACCCATGTCCAGGGTGAAGGTCAGGTAACACTGACTGGAGGCCCGAACCCACGCAAGTTGAAAATTGCGGGGATGAGGTGTGGGTAGGGGTGAAATGCCAATCGAACACGGAGATAGCTGGTTCTCTCCGAAATAGCTTTAGGGCTAGCCTCAGAATAGAAAGTCTTGGAGGTAGAGCACTGATTGGACGAGGGGCCCCTATCGGGTTACCGAATTCAGTCAAACTCCGAATGCCAGCGACTTTGTTCTGGGAGTCAGACCGTGGGTGATAAGGTTCATGGTCGAGAGGGAAACAGCCCAGACCGCCAGCTAAGGTCCCTAAGTGTGTGTTAAGTGGAAAAGGATGTGGAGTTGCTTAGACAACCAGGATGTTGGCTTAGAAGCAGCCATCATTGAAAGAGTGCGTAATAGCTCACTGGTCGAGTGACTCTGCGCCGAAAATATACCGGGGCTAAACACACCACCGAAGCTGCGGATTGATCTTACGATCAGTGGTAGGAGAGCGTTCTAAGGGCGGTGAAGTCAGACCGTAAGGACTGGTGGAGCGCTTAGAAGTGAGAATGCCGGTATGAGTAGCGAAAAAAGAGTGAGAATCTCTTTCACCGAAAGCCTAAGGGTTCCTGAGGAAGGCTCGTCCTCTCAGGGTTAGTCGGGACCTAAGCCGAGGCCGACAGGCGTAGGCGATGGACAACAGGTGGATATTCCTGTACCACCTCCTTTCCGTTTGAACGACGGGGAGACGCAGGAGGATAGGGAGAGCGCGCCATTGGATGAGCGCGTCCAAGCAGCAAGACGGCCGGATAGGCAAATCCGTCCGGTGGGAACGTCAAGCTGTGATGGGGAGGGAACTAAAGTACCGAAGCTCCTGAGTTCACACTGCCAAGAAAATCCTCTAGTGAGGAAAGAGGTGCCCGTACCGCAAACCAACACAGGTAGGCGAGGAGAGGATCCTAAGGTGAGCGGGAGAACTCTCGTTAAGGAACTCGGCAAAATGACCCCGTAACTTCGGGAGAAGGGGTGCTCCTCTGCCGAGGAGCCGCAGTGAAAAGGCCCAAGCGACTGTTTACCAAAAACACAGGTCTCTGCGAAGCCGTAAGGCGAAGTATAGGGGCTGACACCTGCCCGGTGCTGGAAGGTTAAGGGGATGCGTTAGCTTTTGGCGAAGCGCTGAACCGAAGCCCCAGTAAACGGCGGCCGTAACTATAACGGTCCTAAGGTAGCGAAATTCCTTGTCGGGTAAGTTCCGACCCGCACGAAAGGTGCAACGACTTGGGCACTGTCTCAACGAGAGACCCGGTGAAATTATACTATGCGTGAAGATGCGCATTACCCGCGACAGGACGGAAAGACCCCGTGGAGCTTTACTGTAGCCTGATATTGAATGTTGGTACAGCTTGTACAGGATAGGTAGGAGCCAGAGAAGCCGGAGCGCCAGCTTCGGTGGAGGCGCTGGTGGGATACTACCCTGGCTGTACGGACATTCTAACCCAGGGCCGTGATCCGGTCCGGAGACAGTGTCAGGTGGGCAGTTTGACTGGGGCGGTCGCCTCCCAAAAGGTAACGGAGGCGCCCAAAGGTTCCCTCAGAATGGTTGGAAATCATTCGCAGAGTGTAAAGGCACAAGGGAGCTTGACTGCGAGACCTACAAGTCGAGCAGGGACGAAAGTCGGGCTTAGTGATCCGGCGGTTCCGCATGGAAGGGCCGTCGCTCAACGGATAAAAGCTACCCCGGGGATAACAGGCTTATCTCCCCCAAGAGTCCACATCGACGGGGAGGTTTGGCACCTCGATGTCGGCTCATCGCATCCTGGGGCTGTAGTCGGTCCCAAGGGTTGGGCTGTTCGCCCATTAAAGCGGTACGCGAGCTGGGTTCAGAACGTCGTGAGACAGTTCGGTCCCTATCCGTCGTGGGCGTTGGAAATCTGAAAGGAGCTGTCCTTAGTACGAGAGGACCGGGATGGACACACCGCTGGTGTACCAGTTGTTCCGCCAGGAGCATCGCTGGGTAGCTACGTGTGGACGGGATAAGTGCTGAAAGCATCTAAG
This Halobacillus salinarum DNA region includes the following protein-coding sequences:
- a CDS encoding C39 family peptidase, which translates into the protein MSVRMIYGLFSFTIICGMMLALYSSRLPLSLKKQARVFSCLFLLAGLALLLVLVNKHHWLAKGKEFYTTFITDTEVSQGRTELALKMSNKGSILPSVKLSVPMIEQYPELPRGCEVTSLAMLFHFSGNKIDKLKLASEIKKNTASLKTIDGKVYYGDPNEGFVGDMYSLNNPGLGVYHKPIMELTQEYFDERAVDFTGQDFSQILQYVNDGLPIWVIINSDYDKLSDRYFETWHTSGGKIQVTRKEHSVVVTGYDREYIYFNDPLNITKKAPINSFREAWVQMGKQAITILKP
- a CDS encoding gamma carbonic anhydrase, encoding MMICEYKGKIPSIDPTVFVAQDAVLTGDITVGEKSSIWFKTVIRGDVAPVKIGSEVNIQDLSLLHQSPNQPLIIEDGVTVGHQVTLHSAHVKRNALIGMGSIILDGAEIGANSFIGAGSLVPPGKVIPDHCLAFGRPAKVVRSLNNEDYKELDRIRATYVEKGQYYKELLNK
- a CDS encoding alpha/beta hydrolase; translated protein: MKKLIAMEPVGTIIIVHGAFEHSGRYDQLAKQFQADGFHVIYGDLPGQGSFKGRKGHIKSFDDYIQTIKAWLFDAEENLPLFLLGHSMGGTAVIRAMEELKPSVSGVILSSPAAGLLSKASRPMEALSYVLNYLCPSLRVQRKLKPETVTTSPELIEEYKVDPLLIDRVSIRWYREFRKAIKQAFLYIDQFPDVPLLVMQAGEDLIVDRYKTLEWFHKVESKEKTYKEWLHFYHEIFNEPKRDEVYHYTLNFMQQLISKD
- a CDS encoding tetraprenyl-beta-curcumene synthase family protein, with translation MSGQVPNNAVKMMVNVYRFIFPSVHQELDYWIKKAQAIPNQELKNQALASIRDKTFHCEGGAIYALLANTNWREAIRFIVAYQTISDYLDNLCDRSTSMDPKDFRMLHQSMTDALTPGNELKDYYHYRTDKEDGGYLHALVRTCQQVLAGSPDYRYALMHTNKLGGLYNDLQVHKHVIEEERIPRLKGWFESHQPDWPHLEWYEFSACTGSTLGIFCLVSYTLGGKMNDELAGQVEKSYFPFMQGLHILLDYYIDQQEDKEEGDLNFCFYYEHQEQMINRFKYFVEQTNVEVSKLPDPKFHQMIHKGLVGLYLADRKVGKLSNAKRFVKDLLKVSGKKAKFFYINTKMYHMIKPGRPL
- a CDS encoding class I SAM-dependent methyltransferase, which codes for MTLLRILEYAHDLLKNTISKGDIVIDGTCGNGHDTAFLAQLVGSEGFVYGFDLQSQAITNTSSRVAQHGMDNRVELFHTSHSNLNKLIAEEHKGKIQGAIYNLGYLPGSDKTVITTPEETVSSLQQLIELLNHGGMAVVVVYHGHPGGEEEKHAVVSFAESLNQTHYEVLKYQFINQQNSPPFILAIEKKPE
- the leuS gene encoding leucine--tRNA ligase — protein: MAFDHKSIEKKWQNYWLDHKTFQTDSSSDKEKFYALDMFPYPSGAGLHVGHPEGYTATDILARMKRMQGYEVLHPIGWDAFGLPAEQYALDTGNDPEEFTAQNIKTFKRQIQELGFSYDWDREVNTTNPYYYKWTQWIFLKLYEKGLAYIDEVAVNWCPALGTVLANEEVIDGKSERGGHPVERRPMKQWMLKITEYADRLLDDLEEVDWPESIKDMQRNWIGKSEGAEVTFGIKSSALSFDVFTTRPDTLFGSTYAVLAPEHPLVNEVVTESQQAEVSAYINQAKHKSDLERTDLAKDKTGVFTGAYAINPINGEELPIWVADYVLMSYGSGAIMAVPAHDERDYEFAKKYDLPIVEVVEGGNVKEEAYAGEGSHINSGFLNGLGKDEAIEKAIDWLESNHKGIRKTTYRLRDWLFSRQRYWGEPIPIIHWEDGSITPVPESDLPVELPKTTEIKPSGTGESPLANIDEWVNVVDPETGMKGRRETNTMPQWAGSCWYYLRYIDPDNDEIFANYEKLKKWLPVDVYIGGAEHAVLHLLYARFWHKVLYDAGVVPTKEPFQKLFNQGMILGEGNEKMSKSKGNVVNPDDIVYSHGADTLRLYEMFMGPLEASVAWSTNGLDGARRFLDRVWRLFIVEEGLSANIKESTSDHSLDKVYHETIQRVSEHFENLRFNTGISQMMVFINESYKVNELPKEYVEGFVKLLSPVAPHLSEELWEKLGHEGSISYEPWPKYDETKLVEDEVEIVVQVMGKVRAKLTVNKDASKEDLEKTALENSQVQEWLEGKTVRKVIVVPGKLVNIVAN
- a CDS encoding rhodanese-like domain-containing protein, which produces MSDIRQIKPDELEKLIEKDAEIRVIDVREEEEVAQGMIPTAQHIPLGTIPETLQNLDPANEYVMVCRSGKRSMNASEYLMAHGFKNVHNLEGGMLKWNGELVF
- a CDS encoding rhodanese-like domain-containing protein, with the protein product MQMMLLMAVLISFLFLKDQADKRSLKPLTNHSFNNEEYCVIDIRDYIVAHHSPYPGAENIPLSYLPRALKERFDCSKSILLITDGKRGAKLAAKMIRKQRQRPIYYIDSAL